One region of Phragmites australis chromosome 18, lpPhrAust1.1, whole genome shotgun sequence genomic DNA includes:
- the LOC133899076 gene encoding ABC transporter G family member 45 isoform X1 yields the protein MCATRKRPLKIINDVSGIIRPSRMTLLLGAPGSGKTTLLKALAGKLDSSLKFKGKVMYNGQEMNSSTPQYLRAYVGQYDLHHPEMTVRETIDFSSKMLGTNNEFEMLGEAIRRKKGVINKVDQDLDSFIKATTFGEGSNLTTNYIIKILGLSECADTLVGDELRRGISGGQKKRATIGEMLVGLARCFFMDDISTGLDSSTTFEIMKFLQQMAHLMDLTMVISLLQPPPETLELFDDIILLCEGQIVYHGPRENATDFFETMGFKCPSRKNVADFLQEVTSKMDQKQYWAGDENKYQYHSIEIFAGSFCASYLPRLVEEKLCSPNKTGKNKEIKMNADRRISRWNVFKACFSREVLLLKRNSPVHIFKTIQITVMALVISTLFLRTNMSHNSILDANKYMGALFMAVVIVNFNGMTEIAMTIKRLPTFYKQRELLALPGWALLSSVFLISIPISLVETGLWTGLTYYVIGYAPSLTRFIQHFVVLFAMHQMSMGLYRFLAAIGRTQVMANMLGTAALIAIYILGGFVISKDDLQPWLRWGYWTSPFTYAQNAIALNEFFDKRWATEFHYANANTVGEAILKIRGLLTEWQWYWICVSILFGFSLVFNILSIFALEFMNCMYTNLSRTLKMLNRNEKGNYLSCLLFTAPHKRQVNIKAMKADLEYHSQMVGNGNASTGQVILPFRPLSLVFEHINYFVDMPKEMTKNGVTEKKLQLLQDVSGAFRPGVLTALMGITGAGKTTLLDVLAGRKTGGYIEGTIKIAGYPKKQETFSRVSGYCEQSDIHSPNLTVYESLKFSAWLRLPSNVKPHQRDMFIEEVMSLVELTDLKNAMVGIPGTTGLSAEQRKRLTIAVELVASPSIIFMDEPTTGLDARAAAIVMRTVRKTVDTGRTVVCTIHQPSTEIFESFDELLLMKRGGQLIYSGSLGPLSSNMIKYFEAITGVHRINKGQNPAAWMLDISSHTTEYEIGVDYAEIYRNSSLYRENMLLIDELEKPEPNTEDLHFPHGYWQNFRTQCVACLWKQSCAYWKNSEHNVVRFINTFAISIMFGIVFWKIGSTIKDEQDVFNILGVVYGSALFLGFMNCSILQPVVAMERVVLYREKAAGMYSTMAYAIAQVSVELPYMFVQVLFFSSIVYPMIGFQLTATKFFWFVMYMVLSFMYYTLYGMMTVALTPNIEIAMGLSFLIFIFWNVFSGFILAREMIPVWWRWVYWADPAAWTVYGLMFSQLGDRTELILVPGVGEQTVREFLEGYLGLQDRYFELVTCLHLAVIALFAFLFFLAIKYLKFQRR from the exons ATGTGTGCTACAAGGAAAAGACCCCTCAAAATCATAAATGACGTAAGCGGGATCATTCGACCATCAAG GATGACACTTCTTCTAGGAGCACCCGGTTCAGGGAAAACAACTCTTCTAAAAGCATTGGCAGGAAAGTTGGATTCTTCTTTGAAG TTCAAAGGAAAGGTCATGTACAATGGACAAGAAATGAATTCCTCAACACCTCAGTACCTGCGTGCTTATGTTGGCCAGTATGATCTTCACCATCCTGAGATGACAGTAAGAGAGACGATCGACTTCTCTTCCAAGATGCTGGGAACCAATAATGAATTTG AGATGCTAGGAGaagcaataagaagaaaaaagggtGTCATCAATAAAGTGGACCAAGATCTTGATTCGTTCATTAAG GCCACCACCTTTGGAGAAGGAAGCAACCTTACAACAAACTATATTATCAAG ATACTTGGCTTGTCCGAGTGTGCTGATACCCTAGTAGGAGACGAGCTGAGAAGAGGAATATCAGGAGGGCAAAAGAAACGAGCCACAATTG GAGAGATGTTAGTTGGTCTAGCAAGATGTTTCTTTATGGATGATATATCAACAGGTCTAGATAGTTCCACCACATTTGAGATCATGAAGTTTCTCCAACAGATGGCACATTTGATGGATCTCACAATGGTTATTTCCTTGCTGCAACCACCTCCCGAGACATTGGAATTATTTGACGACATTATACTTTTATGTGAGGGGCAAATTGTGTATCATGGTCCTCGAGAAAATGCTACGGACTTCTTTGAAACTATGGGATTCAAATGCCCCAGCAGGAAGAATGTGGCAGATTTCCTTCAAGAG GTAACCTCAAAGATGGACCAAAAGCAATACTGGGCTGGTGATGAAAATAAGTACCAGTACCATTCAATTGAAATTTTTGCAGGATCCTTCTGTGCCTCCTATCTCCCTCGACTTGTAGAAGAAAAACTCTGCAGTCCAAACAAAACTGGAAAGAACAAGGAGATAAAAATGAATGCAGATCGCAGGATCTCCAGATGGAATGTTTTCAAGGCATGCTTTTCAAGGGAAGTACTGCTTCTAAAAAGAAACTCTCCGGTGCATATATTCAAGACCATACAGATCACTGTTATGGCCTTGGTGATCTCTACACTTTTCCTGAGAACAAATATGAGTCACAATTCCATACTTGATGCCAATAAGTACATGGGAGCACTCTTTATGGCTGTTGTCATAGTAAACTTCAATGGCATGACTGAAATTGCAATGACAATAAAACGGCTTCCCACCTTCTACAAGCAAAGAGAGTTACTAGCATTGCCAGGATGGGCACTCCTTTCTTCAGTTTTCCTTATCAGCATCCCAATCTCACTAGTCGAGACAGGCCTTTGGACAGGCTTAACATACTATGTGATTGGATACGCACCTTCCCTTACCAG GTTCATCCAGCACTTTGTGGTACTTTTTGCCATGCATCAAATGTCAATGGGTCTTTATCGCTTCTTAGCGGCCATAGGAAGGACACAAGTGATGGCCAACATGCTAGGGACTGCAGCTCTAATAGCAATCTACATACTTGGAGGCTTCGTTATATCAAAAG ATGATCTCCAACCATGGTTGCGCTGGGGATATTGGACATCCCCATTCACCTACGCACAGAATGCAATCGCTCTGAACGAGTTCTTTGACAAAAGATGGGCTACA GAATTTCATTATGCCAATGCTAACACCGTCGGTGAAGCCATCCTCAAGATCAGGGGGCTGCTCACAGAGTGGCAATGGTATTGGATTTGTGTCAGCATTTTATTTGGATTCTCGCTGGTATTCAACATCCTCAGCATATTTGCATTGGAGTTCATGAACTGTATGTATACCAATCTATCAAGAACCTTGAAAATGTTGAATAGAAATGAAAAAGGTAATTATCTGTCTTGTTTATTATTTACAGCTCCACACAAGCGTCAGGTTAACATCAAGGCCATGAAGGCAGATTTAGAGTACCACAGCCAGATGGTTGGAAATGGCAACGCATCAACTGGTCAAGTTATCCTCCCATTTCGGCCCCTCTCCCTTGTCTTTGAGCATATCAACTATTTCGTTGACATGCCTAAG GAGATGACAAAAAACGGAGTAACAGAGAAAAAGCTTCAGCTGCTACAAGATGTCAGTGGTGCTTTCAGGCCAGGAGTGCTAACAGCTCTGATGGGGATAACTGGTGCAGGCAAGACAACTTTACTCGATGTATTGGCTGGAAGAAAAACTGGGGGATACATTGAAGGGACTATTAAGATAGCAGGCTACCCTAAGAAGCAGGAGACATTCTCAAGGGTCTCAGGTTACTGTGAGCAGAGTGACATTCACTCACCTAATCTCACTGTTTACGAGTCACTGAAGTTTTCTGCATGGCTTCGTCTGCCTTCAAATGTTAAACCTCATCAAAGAGAT ATGTTTATCGAAGAAGTCATGAGCCTAGTTGAGCTCACTGACTTGAAGAATGCAATGGTGGGCATCCCAGGGACAACTGGCCTGTCAGCCGAGCAGCGGAAAAGACTAACAATAGCTGTGGAGCTGGTAGCTAGTCCCTCGATTATATTTATGGATGAGCCAACCACTGGCTTGGATGCTCGTGCTGCAGCAATTGTCATGAGAACAGTACGAAAAACAGTAGACACTGGACGAACTGTTGTCTGCACCATTCATCAGCCAAGCACCGAGATATTTGAATCTTTTGATGAG CTTCTGCTTATGAAAAGAGGAGGTCAGCTCATATACAGTGGTTCATTAGGTCCACTTTCTAGCAACATGATAAAGTATTTCGAG GCTATAACTGGCGTTCATAGAATCAACAAGGGCCAAAACCCAGCAGCATGGATGTTAGACATCAGTTCACACACAACTGAATATGAGATTGGAGTGGACTATGCAGAAATTTATCGCAACTCCTCCCTATACAG GGAGAACATGCTTCTAATTGATGAGTTAGAAAAACCAGAACCAAACACAGAGGATCTACATTTCCCTCACGGTTATTGGCAAAACTTCAGGACGCAATGTGTGGCTTGCCTGTGGAAGCAAAGTTGTGCATATTGGAAAAACTCAGAACACAATGTTGTTCGGTTCATAAACACCTTTGCTATATCAATCATGTTTGGAATCGTATTCTGGAAAATTGGCTCAACCAT AAAGGACGAGCAAGATGTATTCAACATACTAGGGGTCGTATATGGATCAGCACTGTTCCTGGGTTTCATGAATTGCAGCATCCTACAGCCAGTCGTGGCAATGGAGAGAGTCGTGCTCTACCGAGAAAAAGCAGCAGGCATGTACTCCACCATGGCCTACGCCATCGCTCAG GTGTCGGTCGAATTACCTTACATGTTCGTCCAAGTGCTATTCTTCTCATCGATCGTGTACCCGATGATCGGTTTCCAGCTGACGGCGACCAAGTTCTTCTGGTTCGTCATGTACATGGTGCTGAGCTTCATGTACTACACGCTCTACGGGATGATGACGGTGGCCCTGACGCCCAACATCGAGATCGCCATGGGGCTGTCcttcctcatcttcatcttctggAACGTCTTCTCCGGCTTCATCCTCGCAAGAGAG ATGATCCCGGTGTGGTGGCGGTGGGTGTACTGGGCTGACCCGGCGGCGTGGACGGTGTACGGGCTGATGTTCTCGCAGCTGGGGGACCGGACGGAGCTGATCCTCGTGCCCGGGGTCGGGGAGCAGACGGTGCGGGAGTTCCTGGAGGGGTACCTGGGCCTGCAGGACCGCTACTTCGAGCTCGTCACCTGCCTCCACCTCGCCGTCATCGCCCTCTtcgccttcctcttcttcctcgccaTCAAGTACCTCAAGTTCCAGCGCAGGTAG
- the LOC133899076 gene encoding ABC transporter G family member 45 isoform X2, producing MCATRKRPLKIINDVSGIIRPSRMTLLLGAPGSGKTTLLKALAGKLDSSLKFKGKVMYNGQEMNSSTPQYLRAYVGQYDLHHPEMTVRETIDFSSKMLGTNNEFEMLGEAIRRKKGVINKVDQDLDSFIKATTFGEGSNLTTNYIIKILGLSECADTLVGDELRRGISGGQKKRATIGEMLVGLARCFFMDDISTGLDSSTTFEIMKFLQQMAHLMDLTMVISLLQPPPETLELFDDIILLCEGQIVYHGPRENATDFFETMGFKCPSRKNVADFLQEVTSKMDQKQYWAGDENKYQYHSIEIFAGSFCASYLPRLVEEKLCSPNKTGKNKEIKMNADRRISRWNVFKACFSREVLLLKRNSPVHIFKTIQITVMALVISTLFLRTNMSHNSILDANKYMGALFMAVVIVNFNGMTEIAMTIKRLPTFYKQRELLALPGWALLSSVFLISIPISLVETGLWTGLTYYVIGYAPSLTRFIQHFVVLFAMHQMSMGLYRFLAAIGRTQVMANMLGTAALIAIYILGGFVISKDDLQPWLRWGYWTSPFTYAQNAIALNEFFDKRWATEFHYANANTVGEAILKIRGLLTEWQWYWICVSILFGFSLVFNILSIFALEFMNSPHKRQVNIKAMKADLEYHSQMVGNGNASTGQVILPFRPLSLVFEHINYFVDMPKEMTKNGVTEKKLQLLQDVSGAFRPGVLTALMGITGAGKTTLLDVLAGRKTGGYIEGTIKIAGYPKKQETFSRVSGYCEQSDIHSPNLTVYESLKFSAWLRLPSNVKPHQRDMFIEEVMSLVELTDLKNAMVGIPGTTGLSAEQRKRLTIAVELVASPSIIFMDEPTTGLDARAAAIVMRTVRKTVDTGRTVVCTIHQPSTEIFESFDELLLMKRGGQLIYSGSLGPLSSNMIKYFEAITGVHRINKGQNPAAWMLDISSHTTEYEIGVDYAEIYRNSSLYRENMLLIDELEKPEPNTEDLHFPHGYWQNFRTQCVACLWKQSCAYWKNSEHNVVRFINTFAISIMFGIVFWKIGSTIKDEQDVFNILGVVYGSALFLGFMNCSILQPVVAMERVVLYREKAAGMYSTMAYAIAQVSVELPYMFVQVLFFSSIVYPMIGFQLTATKFFWFVMYMVLSFMYYTLYGMMTVALTPNIEIAMGLSFLIFIFWNVFSGFILAREMIPVWWRWVYWADPAAWTVYGLMFSQLGDRTELILVPGVGEQTVREFLEGYLGLQDRYFELVTCLHLAVIALFAFLFFLAIKYLKFQRR from the exons ATGTGTGCTACAAGGAAAAGACCCCTCAAAATCATAAATGACGTAAGCGGGATCATTCGACCATCAAG GATGACACTTCTTCTAGGAGCACCCGGTTCAGGGAAAACAACTCTTCTAAAAGCATTGGCAGGAAAGTTGGATTCTTCTTTGAAG TTCAAAGGAAAGGTCATGTACAATGGACAAGAAATGAATTCCTCAACACCTCAGTACCTGCGTGCTTATGTTGGCCAGTATGATCTTCACCATCCTGAGATGACAGTAAGAGAGACGATCGACTTCTCTTCCAAGATGCTGGGAACCAATAATGAATTTG AGATGCTAGGAGaagcaataagaagaaaaaagggtGTCATCAATAAAGTGGACCAAGATCTTGATTCGTTCATTAAG GCCACCACCTTTGGAGAAGGAAGCAACCTTACAACAAACTATATTATCAAG ATACTTGGCTTGTCCGAGTGTGCTGATACCCTAGTAGGAGACGAGCTGAGAAGAGGAATATCAGGAGGGCAAAAGAAACGAGCCACAATTG GAGAGATGTTAGTTGGTCTAGCAAGATGTTTCTTTATGGATGATATATCAACAGGTCTAGATAGTTCCACCACATTTGAGATCATGAAGTTTCTCCAACAGATGGCACATTTGATGGATCTCACAATGGTTATTTCCTTGCTGCAACCACCTCCCGAGACATTGGAATTATTTGACGACATTATACTTTTATGTGAGGGGCAAATTGTGTATCATGGTCCTCGAGAAAATGCTACGGACTTCTTTGAAACTATGGGATTCAAATGCCCCAGCAGGAAGAATGTGGCAGATTTCCTTCAAGAG GTAACCTCAAAGATGGACCAAAAGCAATACTGGGCTGGTGATGAAAATAAGTACCAGTACCATTCAATTGAAATTTTTGCAGGATCCTTCTGTGCCTCCTATCTCCCTCGACTTGTAGAAGAAAAACTCTGCAGTCCAAACAAAACTGGAAAGAACAAGGAGATAAAAATGAATGCAGATCGCAGGATCTCCAGATGGAATGTTTTCAAGGCATGCTTTTCAAGGGAAGTACTGCTTCTAAAAAGAAACTCTCCGGTGCATATATTCAAGACCATACAGATCACTGTTATGGCCTTGGTGATCTCTACACTTTTCCTGAGAACAAATATGAGTCACAATTCCATACTTGATGCCAATAAGTACATGGGAGCACTCTTTATGGCTGTTGTCATAGTAAACTTCAATGGCATGACTGAAATTGCAATGACAATAAAACGGCTTCCCACCTTCTACAAGCAAAGAGAGTTACTAGCATTGCCAGGATGGGCACTCCTTTCTTCAGTTTTCCTTATCAGCATCCCAATCTCACTAGTCGAGACAGGCCTTTGGACAGGCTTAACATACTATGTGATTGGATACGCACCTTCCCTTACCAG GTTCATCCAGCACTTTGTGGTACTTTTTGCCATGCATCAAATGTCAATGGGTCTTTATCGCTTCTTAGCGGCCATAGGAAGGACACAAGTGATGGCCAACATGCTAGGGACTGCAGCTCTAATAGCAATCTACATACTTGGAGGCTTCGTTATATCAAAAG ATGATCTCCAACCATGGTTGCGCTGGGGATATTGGACATCCCCATTCACCTACGCACAGAATGCAATCGCTCTGAACGAGTTCTTTGACAAAAGATGGGCTACA GAATTTCATTATGCCAATGCTAACACCGTCGGTGAAGCCATCCTCAAGATCAGGGGGCTGCTCACAGAGTGGCAATGGTATTGGATTTGTGTCAGCATTTTATTTGGATTCTCGCTGGTATTCAACATCCTCAGCATATTTGCATTGGAGTTCATGAACT CTCCACACAAGCGTCAGGTTAACATCAAGGCCATGAAGGCAGATTTAGAGTACCACAGCCAGATGGTTGGAAATGGCAACGCATCAACTGGTCAAGTTATCCTCCCATTTCGGCCCCTCTCCCTTGTCTTTGAGCATATCAACTATTTCGTTGACATGCCTAAG GAGATGACAAAAAACGGAGTAACAGAGAAAAAGCTTCAGCTGCTACAAGATGTCAGTGGTGCTTTCAGGCCAGGAGTGCTAACAGCTCTGATGGGGATAACTGGTGCAGGCAAGACAACTTTACTCGATGTATTGGCTGGAAGAAAAACTGGGGGATACATTGAAGGGACTATTAAGATAGCAGGCTACCCTAAGAAGCAGGAGACATTCTCAAGGGTCTCAGGTTACTGTGAGCAGAGTGACATTCACTCACCTAATCTCACTGTTTACGAGTCACTGAAGTTTTCTGCATGGCTTCGTCTGCCTTCAAATGTTAAACCTCATCAAAGAGAT ATGTTTATCGAAGAAGTCATGAGCCTAGTTGAGCTCACTGACTTGAAGAATGCAATGGTGGGCATCCCAGGGACAACTGGCCTGTCAGCCGAGCAGCGGAAAAGACTAACAATAGCTGTGGAGCTGGTAGCTAGTCCCTCGATTATATTTATGGATGAGCCAACCACTGGCTTGGATGCTCGTGCTGCAGCAATTGTCATGAGAACAGTACGAAAAACAGTAGACACTGGACGAACTGTTGTCTGCACCATTCATCAGCCAAGCACCGAGATATTTGAATCTTTTGATGAG CTTCTGCTTATGAAAAGAGGAGGTCAGCTCATATACAGTGGTTCATTAGGTCCACTTTCTAGCAACATGATAAAGTATTTCGAG GCTATAACTGGCGTTCATAGAATCAACAAGGGCCAAAACCCAGCAGCATGGATGTTAGACATCAGTTCACACACAACTGAATATGAGATTGGAGTGGACTATGCAGAAATTTATCGCAACTCCTCCCTATACAG GGAGAACATGCTTCTAATTGATGAGTTAGAAAAACCAGAACCAAACACAGAGGATCTACATTTCCCTCACGGTTATTGGCAAAACTTCAGGACGCAATGTGTGGCTTGCCTGTGGAAGCAAAGTTGTGCATATTGGAAAAACTCAGAACACAATGTTGTTCGGTTCATAAACACCTTTGCTATATCAATCATGTTTGGAATCGTATTCTGGAAAATTGGCTCAACCAT AAAGGACGAGCAAGATGTATTCAACATACTAGGGGTCGTATATGGATCAGCACTGTTCCTGGGTTTCATGAATTGCAGCATCCTACAGCCAGTCGTGGCAATGGAGAGAGTCGTGCTCTACCGAGAAAAAGCAGCAGGCATGTACTCCACCATGGCCTACGCCATCGCTCAG GTGTCGGTCGAATTACCTTACATGTTCGTCCAAGTGCTATTCTTCTCATCGATCGTGTACCCGATGATCGGTTTCCAGCTGACGGCGACCAAGTTCTTCTGGTTCGTCATGTACATGGTGCTGAGCTTCATGTACTACACGCTCTACGGGATGATGACGGTGGCCCTGACGCCCAACATCGAGATCGCCATGGGGCTGTCcttcctcatcttcatcttctggAACGTCTTCTCCGGCTTCATCCTCGCAAGAGAG ATGATCCCGGTGTGGTGGCGGTGGGTGTACTGGGCTGACCCGGCGGCGTGGACGGTGTACGGGCTGATGTTCTCGCAGCTGGGGGACCGGACGGAGCTGATCCTCGTGCCCGGGGTCGGGGAGCAGACGGTGCGGGAGTTCCTGGAGGGGTACCTGGGCCTGCAGGACCGCTACTTCGAGCTCGTCACCTGCCTCCACCTCGCCGTCATCGCCCTCTtcgccttcctcttcttcctcgccaTCAAGTACCTCAAGTTCCAGCGCAGGTAG